A genomic window from Parasteatoda tepidariorum isolate YZ-2023 chromosome 10, CAS_Ptep_4.0, whole genome shotgun sequence includes:
- the LOC107452294 gene encoding dolichyl-diphosphooligosaccharide--protein glycosyltransferase subunit DAD1: MGASATDVLSTFFKDYRNSTPQKIKIIDAYLFYILLTGIVQFGYCCLVGTFPFNSFLSGFISCVASFVLGVCLRLQVNSQNSSHFGNITPERAFADFIFGHVVLHLVVMNFIG, translated from the exons ATGGGGGCTAGCGCAACCGATGttctttcaacttttttcaAAGATTACAGAAATAGCACTCCTCAAAAGATAAAGATTATAGATGCGTATCTCTTCTACATTCTCTTAACCGGCATCGTTCAATTTGGATACTGTTGTCTAGTTGGCACTTTCCCATTTAATTCCTTCTTATCAGGTTTCATATCATGTGTTGCATCATTCGTATTGGGTG tttgtcTTCGATTGCAAGTAAATTCTCAAAACAGCAGTCATTTTGGCAACATCACTCCAGAAAGAGCTTTTGCTGATTTCATATTTGGCCATGTTGTTCTTCACCTTGTTGTCATGAACTTTATTGGATAA